Part of the Ruegeria sp. AD91A genome, AATCCTGCAAAAGGTAAACGTGCAGTCTGTGGCGTCGTCGCCAACGGGGCGTTGCAGCAGCTGGCGTACCATCTCAGCATACCATTTGGGCTTAGTTTCATGGCCGAAAGGAATTGACCGCCAGCGGTAAAACCGATTTCATCCGGTGCCATCTGGAAAATGTCAACCGGGCCGGGGGCCGGGTCGGGCTGCCGGAAAAACAGCTGCGCCGCGCGGCAGTCATGACAAAAACACTCGACATGGGTTCCAAGCCGAACACCCCGGTCCGAGATATGACCCTTCAACTGGCCGCAAATGCAGGAAAAGGCGAGACCAACATGTGTCGGCCCGCCCATGTTCTTCAGGCGACCTTGTTGCTATTCGCTGCGCGGCGGCGTTTCTTGCGGCTGTTTTCGTTCATGAAATCAATCACAAGCGGGCGGATGTTGTCGCGCCAGCTGCGGCCTGCGAAGATGCCATAATGGCCGGCGCCCGGCTCTACGTGGCTGGCTTTTTTGCTGTCTGGCAAGCCGGTGCACAGGTCCAGTGCAGCAATGCATTGACCGGGGGCCGAGATATCGTCATTCGCACCTTCGACCGATTTCACCGCAACGTCGGTAATCTTGCCGATATCAACCTTGTGGCCAGCGACAACAAATTCGTTGCGCGCAATCTCGCGGTTCTTGAAGACGCGTTCGACCGTCGACAGATAGAATTCGGCCGTCATGTCCATGACCGCAAGGTATTCATCATAGAAACGGTTATGCGCATCCAGATCCGAGGCTTCGTTGCGGGTAACGCGTTGAATCTGATCGGAAAACGCCTTGGAGTGGCGATCGGCGTTCATCGACATGAACGAGGCCAGTTGCAGCAGGCCGGGATAGACCATACGCCCGACACCTTTGTACTTGAAGCCGACCCGTTGAATCATGGTCTCTTCCAGCTGACCCATCGTGACACGTCGTCCAAAGTCGGTAACGTCAGTCGGAGTTGCGTCCGGGTCCACCGGCCCGCCAATCAGTGTCAGAGTACTGGGTTGAGCCTTGGGTTCCACCTCGGCCAGATAGGCAGTGGCCGCCAATGTCAGCGGGGCGGGCTGACACACCGCCACGACATGCGTGTCCGGCCCGAGTTCCTTCATGAAATCCACAAGGTAGAGAGTGTAATCCTCGACATCGAACTTGCCTGCAGACACAGGAATATCGCGCGCGTTATGCCAATCGGTGATGTAAACCTCACAATTGACCAGCAGGCTTTTGACGGTCGAGCGTAGAAGCGTGGCATAGTGGCCGGACATGGGCGCAACCAGCAGGACCTTGCGCGGTTGTTCTTCCCGGCCGTTGACACGGAAATGAACCAGATCGCCAAAGGGGCGTTCCAGAACAGTCGTGATCTCGACCAGATGATCCTTGCCGTCTTCGCAGGTGAAGGTTCGAATGCCCCAGTCAGGTTTGACAACCATTCGCTGGAAGGTCCGTTCAGTCACTTCGCCCCATGCGGCCATCCAGCTGAACGCCGGGTTGGGTGTCATGGAAAACAGCGGGTAGGACGCCATCGCGCTTGCGGTTGCACCAAGCCACTGGTTGGTGTTACGCATGGACTCCATGAGGTCGTAGGTCATCATATAGCGCATAAATGGGGCCTCCTGAGTGTCAGCCTGAGAGTTCGGACCATTCGTCGCTTTGCCCCCCAGCACCCACGACGTTATTCTGCATAGCAGCGAGGTTAGGGTGGAATTGTTAAAATGACAACTAGCGAAGGCCAAATGCCAGACGTGTCCGAAGAACATATTGAACGAATTAAAGAAAATATGGAAAAGGTCGAGCAGCTCTCGAAGCGCCTGATCGAGATTATGGCGTCAAAAAAGCCGCACACCCCTGCGCTGGACGGCCCGAATCAAGAGCTTTTTGCACGAGCAGCAACGGCGTATTGGGCCGAGGCATGGCAAAACCCCGCCAAGTTATTGGAGCAGCAAATAGAATTCTGGGGAAAGTCGGTTTTGAACTTTGCCGAAGCGCAGAAAACGCTAACCTCAGCAGAAGACGAAAACGAGCTGGCCAAATCGGGTGACAAGCGGTTTTCCAATCCCCTTTGGGAAAAAAACCCGTATTTCCGCCTGATCCGCCAGCAATATCAGACAAATGCAGAAGCCATTGCTCAGGCAGTTTCGTCGGTAGATGATCTGGATGCCAAAGACAAACGACGCCTGCAATATTTCTCGCAACAGATCATTGACATGATGGCGCCGACGAATTTTCTGGCGACCAATCCGGATGCCCTGCAAAAAGCAGTCGAGACCGAAGGTCAATCGCTGGTCAAGGGGTTGGAGAATCTGGTTTCAGACCTTGAGGCCAATGACGGCGAGTTGGTCGTGAAACTGGCAGATGAAAGCGCGTTCAAGGTTGGCGGAAACCTGGCGACAACGCCGGGTGAGGTCGTGTATCGCAACCGGATGATGGAACTGATTCAATACAAGCCGGTGACCGAAACGGTTTACGAAACACCCATCATTCTTTTCCCGCCCTGGATCAACAAGTTCTATATTCTGGATCTGAAAGCCCAGAACAGCATGATCAAATGGATCACTGAGCAGGGCTATACACTGTTTGTCGTGAGCTGGGTTAACCCGGATGAAAGCTATGCCGAAACCGGCATGGAGGATTATGTCCAAGACGGTTTCCTGACGGCAATCGAGACGGCGAAGAAGATCTGCAAGGTCAGACAGGTCAACGCTGTGGGCTATTGCATCGCAGGCACAACGTTGAGCCTGACTTTGTCCTTACTGAAGCAGCGCGGAGACAAGTCCGTCAAGTCGGCAACTCTGTTTACGGCACTGACGGATTTTTCCGATCAGGGTGAGTTCACGCCATTCCTGCAAAACGACTTCATCGACGGAATCGAAGAAGAAGTGAACAAGGAAGGCGTTCTGCGGTCGTGGATCATGGCGCGCACCATGTCGTTCCTGCGATCACGCGACCTAGTTTATGGTCCAGCCATTCGCAGCTACATGATGGGAGAGGTGCCTCCGGCATTTGATTTGCTCTACTGGAACGGCGATGGTGCTAACCTGCCGGCAAAAATGGCCGTGGAATATCTGCGAGGTCTCTGCCAGCGCAACGAATTCGCCACCGACGGTTTTGAGTTGATGGGGCACAAGCTGAAACTCGAAGACGTGGATGTGCCTCTGATGGCCATCACCTGCGAAACGGACCACATCGCGGCATGGAAAGACTGTTACCGCGGCGTGCAGAAAATTGGCTCGCGGTCCAAGACCTTCGTGGTTTCAGAATCGGGTCATATTGCGGGCATCGTGAACCCGCCCAGCAAGAAAAAGTATGGCCACTATACCAACCCGGATATGAAGCCGGACGCTAGCACCTGGCTGAAAGAAGCTGATTTTCACGAGGGGTCCTGGTGGCCCATGTGGGACGCTTGGTTGAAGAAGCGGTCCGGAAAGCAGGTTCCGGCACGCGAACCGGGCGATTCGAAGCACCCCATCCTTTCCCCCGCACCTGGAACCTATGTTGTTGCCAAGCCAAACGGCTGATTTCATTTTGAAACTTAAGAAATTCTGCATTGCAGCAAGAAAAAACTTGCAATGCTGCGATGCAGCAATCATATTGTCCTCAAGCTGATGAAAGCCGGGGTGGGCCCGGACCGGCTAAAAGGATTAGGACAATGGCAAAGACCCAAGATTTTACCGCGATCATGAAAGACATGATGGGTGCATTCCCGGTGGACACCACCGCAATGGAAGGCGCATTCAAATCGACCGCTTCGCTGAACGAGAAGCTGTCGGGCGTTGCTCTGGAAGCTGCTGAGAAATCGGCCGAGATCTCGAACAAATGGACCAAGGACACCCTGGCCAAGCTGAGCGAGATGTCTAAAGCCAAGGCAGAGCCTGCTGATTATGCAAAAGCCGCAACCGACTTCGCAAGCGCGTCGGCTGAAGTTGCTGCTGAAAACATGGCCGCTTTTGCTGAGATCGCGAAAAAAGTTCAGACCGAAACGGTTGAACTGCTGATGGCTGCTGGCAAAGACGTTGCGGAAGAAACAACCGCCGCCGTCAAAAAAGCGACCAACGAGGTCACCACTGCAGCCAAGAAAGCTGCAACTGCAAAGTAAGAAACGTCCGCGAAACGCACCCAACCCTCCCATTAGGTGCAATCGCGTTGGGCAGGTCCATTGACCTGCCCTTTCTTTTTGTGCTGCACTCGCATAACCTGTGCTGCAACGCATCATCCTTGGGGAGGGAATCCGGTGTCGGACCAAGAAAAACCGCTGCTGATCAAGCGCTATGCCAGCCGTCGGCTGTATAACACCGAGACCAGCGATTACGTGACGCTCGAAGATATCGCGGGGTTCATCCGTGACGGGCGCGAAGTACAGATCATTGATCTGAAAACCGGCGATGACCTGACGCGCCAGTATCTTCTGCAAATCATTGCCGAACATGAAAGCCGCGGTGAGAATGTGCTGCCGGTGAATGTACTGAACGATCTGGTCCGTAGCTATATGCTTCCGGGTGGGGGCATGATGCCTCAGTTCCTGCAAAGCTCGTTCGAGATGCTGCGGGAAAGTCAGAGCAAGATGGTGGAAAACATGAGTGCCATGAACCCGATGTCTCAGATGCCGGGTTTTGATGCATTGCAGGCGCAGCAGCAGGCTTTCCTGAAGGCGATGACCGGTGGGCTGTCAGGCGGATGGTCCGGTCCGGACAAGGACGAGGGAAAGTCTGAACCGAAAGAGGATCTGGAGGACATCAAGAAGCAGCTGGCGGAATTGCAGCAAAAACTGTCTAAGCTGAACTGATTTGTTCCGAACAAAGAAAAAGGCCCGCGCTATGCCAAGGCCCTACAGGTAAATGTTGAAAGAGGCTGAGAGTTCAGCCTCTTTTGCAATTTTATTTTAGATGAGCGGATTTGACACTTTTAGTCCAAGGCAAGCATTGGGTTTTTTAAGTTCAAAAGTCTGCTCCCTGATGAAAGCTCGTTCTTTAGAGTGCACTTCACACCTCAGATTAAATTAGTGCTCCAAGAGCATTTCCTTCGGTCAGTCGGACCTGGAGATCTCAAGAGCTGCCTGCACCAGATTTTTCCAAATTGCCTCTACAGACGACCTCTCATTGTTCATTTTGCGAGCGATGCATATGTTCCAACTTGGAGCTCCTTTGACGTTCACCTGGACTAGCTTGCCAGCCTTGATGGCGTCGGAGAACAAGTCTTTTGTGCCGCCACTCAAGTATCCACCTGACCGAACCAAGTTCTCAATGAGCGAAAAGTCATCTGTCTCTATGGCAGGTATCTCTCTCCATCTTGGATCAATTCCGGCTTTGACCAAGATTGCTTCAAATTCAGATTTCCAGTGTTTGTGTAGGAATGGCGATGCAATGGGATAGTTGAATGCCTCTGCAAATAATACCGGCCCCTTTTTTGTGATGGGGTGTCCAGGGGGCGCCACAACGACCAATTCCTTTGATGATACTTTTACGATTTCTAACCCATCTGTGGACGCTGTATGAGTCAGATCTCCGACAAATATGTCGACACTGCCGCCTGACGACAGTTCCTCAGAGTCCGTATCTGCTGAAACTTTGACAGACACCTGAACTTTTTGGATATCCTCTTCAGCCATCTTTAGCGCCGGTGCAACAAGTGACAGGGTCGTTAAAGGCCCGCATACAATCTCTACGCGATCTACACCGCTTGCCGCCCGCGCGATATTCTTGCGAAACTGATCGTTCGAAATTTTCTGTTGCCTACAAAGTTCGACAACCTTCTGTCCGGCGTTAGTCAGCTCAATCCTTGCACCAGAACGCTTAAATATGACCAGGTCTGCATCCCGTTCGGCCTTCTGTATGAGCCTCGTCAACGTAGGTTGTGACAGGTCAAGTTCTCTTGCGGTGGATTTGAAGTTCAGTGTTCTGGAGAGGCTCAACAGTGCACTTATTGTTCGGTCGTCATACATCTTGCGTCCATTTCACAATTTGCAACAATTGTCAAAAAACTTGAAACGCGCGCAGTTGCCAATGATTTTTTTGCTCAGAAAGCTAAGGTTGAAAGGAACGATGGCCAATCAACATCGATTTTATGGGTCGCTGACCACTTTTGCCAACGAAGGGAACATCAGATCATGACACGCTGTATGGCAAAGCTGATGCCACTTATTTTCACTGTGTTTTCAACGCAAATCGTAATGGCGGATGAGCGCCCCAATATTCTATTGATCTTAGGCGATGACATGGGTTTCGCAGATATTGGGCCCTTCGGCTCCGAGATTGAGACACCGACGCTGGATGAACTTGCTTCGGAAGGACTCAAGTTTACTAACTTTCGCGCGACTCCTGTTTGCTCCGTCTCGCGCTCTGAGATCCTGACAGGTGCAAACAACATTCAGGTTGGCTTGGCGGCCTTTGACTATGCCGTTTACCCGGATGCTGAAGGAAAGCCAGGCTATGAAGGCTATTTGACCGACAATGCTGTCACTATCGCTCAATTATTGCAGGACGCAGGATATAACACCTACACCACAGGTAAGTGGCACCTTGGGCATCCCACCCGAAACACCGGCAAAGGTCCGCAATCCTGGGGTTTTGATCGTAGCTACGGGATTTACGTCGGCGGCTCCAATCATTGGAACCAAGAGGTCATGCTTCCTGATGAAAAAGACCCTGCAACAGCAGAAGCAGTAGAGAAGGGGCAAATTCCCAAAATATCTCAAGAGGAATTCCATGAAGACGACCGTTTGGTAACTCGCCCTGACGGGGTGTACTCAAACGACCTATACACTTCAAAAATGATCGAATACTTGGAGGGTGGTCGCGGATCTGGCAAACCTTTCTTTGCCTATATGGCTTTCACAACGGCCCACTTCCCAATCCAAGCACCAGCAGAGCTTATCGATAAATACTACGAAATGTATCTGGAGCTGGGGTACGAAGGATTGAGGGAAAAACGTTATGACACGCTTATAAAGCATGGCGTGATCTCTCCGTCCTCAAAGTACCATGATGGTAAAGAAGACAATTCTGATAATCTTGTTGTACCTTGGTCATCACTGTCGGATGAGCAGCAAAAATACCAAGCAAAGATCATGGCGACCTACGCCGCAATGATTGACTCGCAGGATCAGCACATCAAGAAACTATTCGATTACCTCGATTCCATCGGCGAGCTCGATAACACCCTGATCATTTACCTTACCGACAATGGACCGGAAGGGACGGACTTCCGCGGCAAGTTAAGCAATCCACTATTGAGCAAGTGGGTAGAAGCAAACTTTGACCAAAGTCTTAAGGCCATAGGATCGGCCGACGCACTTTGGCAAATCGGAACAACGTGGGCGAACTCTACGACGGGTGTTTTGACTTTCTGGAAAGCCTATGTTTCCGAAGGCGGAGTGCGAGTTCCTTTCATGATCAAACCACCTTTGGGCTATGAATTTGCCCACTTAGGTCAGAGCACAAATGCTGTTACGAGCATCAAGGACGTTCCTATGACAATCTTGGATTACGCCGGTGTTCAGGCTGATGGCCCAAGGTACGACGCCCCCAATATGGTGAAACCCTCTGGTGTCTCAATGAGGGACTTCGTTGAAGGCAAACAAAACTATGTTCGAAATGAAGATCAGTGGGTCGCCTTTGAGCTTTTTGGAAACACATATGTAATCAAAGGAAATCATAAAGCAGTTCGCATTCGCACTGGTATGTTTGGATCTGGCGAATGGCATCTTTACGACATCGTCGCTGATCCGGGTGAGACTACACCAATTGAGGAACAGTTTCCAGGAAAGCTCGAACAGTTGAAAAAAATCTATCAAGGCTATGCTGACGAGATGGGTATTGTTCCGGTGGCGGAGGATTGGAACCCGTGGACCGTCGTGGGTAAATAAACTGATTTGTTAGCGACCGCTGTCCTTGACATTGCTTTGGACGGCGGCTTTTTCCACAATGTCTGAGGTGTGCCTTGTCTCTCGCTCAATTACTGCTTCTCATATCGTCCGTCGGTCTAGTCCCTATAGCTCTAAGCTATGGCGCAAAACCCAAACTCACGATGAAGCTCCTGTATGGTGCCGACATTAACGACAATATTGCGCATATACTGCGTGCCGTAATGGGTCTTTATTTTGCGGTTATTGCCTCTTGGATAATAGGTATTGCTAATCCGGCATTCACCGATACGTCCCTGATCATTCTCGTGGTTTTTATGTTCGGTTTGGCCGGCGGGCGGGTGCTAAGCCTATTTGCGGAAGGCCGCGTGCACTTTCTTTTGCATGTCTATATGGCGCTTGAAATATTGATTGGCACCGCGGGCTATTACCTACTTTCAAAGTGAGTTCGGCAAGCGAAATCGGGCTCCCACAATGATGCGGAAATTTGGATTGGAGCTCGTCAATATTGCGGATCAAGGAGCGAAAATTGACAACCGTTGCTAACTTTTTTCATTCAGGATCGGATCCGAGTTGGGTACGCGCTGCTCGAAACTTTGCCAACTTGATCCTGACGCTTGTTGTTTTCGCGACCCTGGGCAATCCGGCTACTGCTCAAGATCAAGATGCCGCATCGTCCGCAGCGCAGGCGAATAATCCGCTTGCCAATTTCAAAGCAGTCAATGTCCAGAATTACTATATCGGCGAAATTACGGGAACACGCGAAACGGGCAATCAATTTTGGTTACGGTATGCGCAGCCGGTTAGTTTAGGTGACACGAACTGGATCTTGCGGGCTTCGTTACCGATAAACTCTTTCCCGAGGCCAGGCGGGAAAACTACGGGCGTTGGAGATCTCAATGTATTTGCGGCATATCTAATTGACATTGGAAATCCGGCGGTGAGCTTCGGTATTGGGCCTCAGTTAACCGCGCCAACTGGCTCTACTGACGGTTCGGGGTCTGAAAAATGGTCGGCAGGTATCGCAAATGTATTGTTCAATGCGTCTTCTCCCAAATTCCAATACGGTTACCTTTTGACTTGGCAAGCCAGTTTTGCCGGTGACAGTAATGCGAGCGACGTAAATACCGGAGCATTCCAACCGTTCCTGTTCTACCAGCTAGGAGGAGGTACTTACCTGAGATCAGCCCCGATCATGACCTACGATTTTGAAGCGGACAGCTTCAATGTGCCAATTGGCTTAGGCATCGGGCAGGTATTCAAGAAGAATGACATAACCTACAACGTCTTTGTCGAACCCCAATACTCAGTTGCGAGCAAGGGACCAGGACAAGCGAAGTGGCAAGTTTTTCTAGGCTTCAATACACAGTTTTGAGGGTGATTGTAGAGAAGTCATTTTGGACAGATTTTCTAAAAGCTAAATAAATCCCGATCATACACAAAGCCCTTTGCAATACCGAGCTTCATAGCTGGGCTCTTGTGTTCTTTTACCATGAGGTCGGTGTAGTTATGGGCAAACCTCAGGATATCCACCAGCTTCATGACCATAACCGGATTGTAGTACTGCTTGTAGTACCACAGGCTTTTGCGGCCCGAGGTTGACAAGCCACGCTCAAATCCCATGACCTTGGTCCGTGCCCGAGCGTGATACATGTCTACCGGATGCGTTCCCGCCCGAACTGCGAACTGGGCCATCTGGGCATAGTCTAATCGTGTCGGGTCAGTGCGGAAAATCACCCGCTTATGCGGCTCATTAATGAAGTGGAACGGATAGTGAATGCCGGCCGTTTCAGACTGACCGGTATGATCCATTAGGAGCTCCCTGATATCGGAGAGTGCCATATTGCCAAAGGAGGCTTCCAAAAGGTACTCCATGGCGCCGTCCTGTGGCCTGGAGACAGCCTGATCACCACCTCCAGGCAAGAACCCTGCCTGACGCATCAAATGCTCCGCGCGCTCAAACTCCCTGTTACCATCAGTCACAAACCCCAGGCGCCGCGGATGGCTTTCATTCTTTGCTATGGTGACGTCTGCAATCCGCACCAAGCTCTTCTGCACTTCATTTTAAACACAGCCAAAAAGGCTGAAGAGACACCCGTATCGCGGTCAACTGAAAAGTTCAGCAGTCGATACTTCTTACCGATCTTCTTCTTGAGCAGCATGATATGCGCAAACTCGGCCGCGTCTTGTCGAACCCTCGCGGCCTTCTCAAGGAGCCTGATATCGTCATCAAGCTCTCTAGGCTTTTTGTTACGGTGCCACCTACTTGATTTTGGGTTGGTCGCCTCGTGTCGTTTGCAAATGAACTCGATGTACTCACTGGCAAACCAAATCCGAGCTTTCTCTCGCATAGAACGAGGCTTGTCTTTGTCACCGACAATGTCCATCGCCTTTTCGACGGCAAGCGGGTGAATGTCGGGATCAACATCTGTTGTAGACGCGATGACATACTTGCTATCATTGTGGACGGTGCACATTTGGCGCACTTCTACAAGTTTACGAATACCTTTGTCAGGCCAGTTCACCTGAAGGATATGTGTGTCCGTGGCGAAGTGAGGACTATTTCCTTCAAATACTTCGGGAAGTCGCTTCTCCCGCTCTGCTGCAAAGGCTTGGCATTGCTCGTGGATGAAGTCGATCTTCGAATAGACTTCCGGAAGTGATGTATCGAGGTATCGTGAGATAGCTGAAAGCGTCACGCCATTAACCAGCGATCTAAAGACTTTTCCATTTAGATCTCTACGTTTTTGTCGCCTCGTCGAGCGACCAATCGAAAAGGTCTTCTTGCACGCTCTGCACTGATATCTTGGATCTCCTTTGGCCGTTTTGCCGAACTTTCGATACCGGCTGGGCATCAGCTCAACGGTCGCTCCGTGATTGACACATGCAACACTCGGACAACTTTAATGCTTTGTTCTTCTATTCAGGCGGGAGAGCCTTGCGTATTCTTCCGCCAATGCTTTGTTGGATTTGAGGATGCTAGACCGTCCGCAACTTGGGCAAACATAGGTGCGCTCATCTCCAGACCCGCAGACCTTGCCCCGCGCCAAGTTTGAACCCGGAGTAGCTGGTCGGTCGCGCCCCTCTCTTGGGTCAGGAAATACGCCGTAAAGGTCACAAAGTGGGTTGCGGCAAAAATTGACTCAGAAACCTCCAGGCAGGCGAGGAAGCCGAGTTCTTATTTTGTTCGCAGATTTTGCGAAGCCTTCTTGGGTTCCGGCACGTCACAAGCTCATATTTCTAACGAAAACGACCAGCGGCCTAGCTGCTGGTCGAAAGCTCGTCAACATTTACCTATAGTGGCTTGGCGCTATGCGGGCCTTTCTTGTTTGAAGTGCTGTCGTTTTACGTTCCATAAACCGGCATCGGGCCGGTCACTTCGCCAACCGATGCCAGCAGGATGTCTGCAATCACGTCCAGCTCATCGCGCGTCAGGCGCACGGGCAGACGAACATCGCACGCCTTCATCAGCATTTCGCGTGTCCTGGGCAGATCGAAAGTTTCCGGAAGGAACTTCCAGTTCCAGAAGGCGCGGGCATTGTCCTCACTCAGGCCGAACACCTGAACTTTGACGCCGCGCGCCTCGGTTGCTTCGGCAAAGGCGCGGATCTCATGTTCCTGCATCCCGACCAGATTGAACTGGATCGAATCCGGCGCACGCTGCTCGGGGGGCAGCGGGGCTGGAACCTCGATATGGGGAGAGGTGTTCAGGCGACCGGCCACATAATCGTGGTTCGCCAGGCCATCGCGGACGCGGCGCGCCAGTTCCGGAATTTGTGGGCGGATCACGGCGGCGCTGAGGTTGCTCAGGCGAAGGTTGTACAGCGGCAGCTTGTTCTGCCAGCGGGCAAAGGCCTCTTCCAGTTCGGGTGAGTTGTCGCCCTGCGGGCCTTTGTGTTTCTTCCAATTGTGTTCATAGGCTCCCGACATGATGACGGCCCGCGCGACAAGATCTGCATCATTCGTGATCAGGATGCCACCTTCGCCGGCATTGATCATCTTGTAGGATTGGAACGAGAAACACCCGACCTTTCCGATCGTTCCGATATTGCGGCCGTGCCAAGTGGTGCCCAGCGAATGCGCGGCATCCTCGATCACAGGAATGTTGCGAGCGTCGCACAACGCCATGATCGCATCCATGTCGGATGTATGCCCACGCATGTGGCTGATGATGACCGCCTGAACGTTGTCCAGTTTGGCTTCGAAATCGGCAATGTCGATGCGGTAGTTTTCGCCCACTTCGCACAGAACGGGAACGAAATCGGCGTGGACGATTGACGACGGCACGGCAGCGAAGGTGAAGCCCGGGATCAGAACACGCGCATCGCGGGGTAGATCAAGCGCCTTGAGCGACAGAAACAGCGCGGCCGAGCATGACGACACCGCAAGGGCGTATTTCGTGCCCAACAATTCCGCGAACTCGGCCTCCAGCAGGGCCACCGGGGCATCCTGCGGTGCGGTATAGCGGAACAGATCGCCCGATTGCATCAGGTCGTCAATGGCATCTTTTGCGGCTGTGGGGATGGGTTCGGCGGCATGAACGTTTGGTGGAAGCGTCATATTTGGATTTCCCGAATATTGTATTTGGGAAAGATAAAGCTATTCATGGGGCAATCCAAGCCCTCAATCGCCGGTTGGCAAAAATTCACCAATCTGTCGCAATTTAGGTGGATCA contains:
- a CDS encoding DUF6151 family protein, whose protein sequence is MGGPTHVGLAFSCICGQLKGHISDRGVRLGTHVECFCHDCRAAQLFFRQPDPAPGPVDIFQMAPDEIGFTAGGQFLSAMKLSPNGMLRWYASCCNAPLATTPQTARLPFAGLIVLRITGDVSALGPVTTRGFVPRPNGKQKHEKVRFAAFGLLHRALRSRLSGRWKNTPFFNHETGEPSVTPNVISKVERAALYP
- the phaZ gene encoding polyhydroxyalkanoate depolymerase; its protein translation is MRYMMTYDLMESMRNTNQWLGATASAMASYPLFSMTPNPAFSWMAAWGEVTERTFQRMVVKPDWGIRTFTCEDGKDHLVEITTVLERPFGDLVHFRVNGREEQPRKVLLVAPMSGHYATLLRSTVKSLLVNCEVYITDWHNARDIPVSAGKFDVEDYTLYLVDFMKELGPDTHVVAVCQPAPLTLAATAYLAEVEPKAQPSTLTLIGGPVDPDATPTDVTDFGRRVTMGQLEETMIQRVGFKYKGVGRMVYPGLLQLASFMSMNADRHSKAFSDQIQRVTRNEASDLDAHNRFYDEYLAVMDMTAEFYLSTVERVFKNREIARNEFVVAGHKVDIGKITDVAVKSVEGANDDISAPGQCIAALDLCTGLPDSKKASHVEPGAGHYGIFAGRSWRDNIRPLVIDFMNENSRKKRRRAANSNKVA
- a CDS encoding alpha/beta hydrolase → MTTSEGQMPDVSEEHIERIKENMEKVEQLSKRLIEIMASKKPHTPALDGPNQELFARAATAYWAEAWQNPAKLLEQQIEFWGKSVLNFAEAQKTLTSAEDENELAKSGDKRFSNPLWEKNPYFRLIRQQYQTNAEAIAQAVSSVDDLDAKDKRRLQYFSQQIIDMMAPTNFLATNPDALQKAVETEGQSLVKGLENLVSDLEANDGELVVKLADESAFKVGGNLATTPGEVVYRNRMMELIQYKPVTETVYETPIILFPPWINKFYILDLKAQNSMIKWITEQGYTLFVVSWVNPDESYAETGMEDYVQDGFLTAIETAKKICKVRQVNAVGYCIAGTTLSLTLSLLKQRGDKSVKSATLFTALTDFSDQGEFTPFLQNDFIDGIEEEVNKEGVLRSWIMARTMSFLRSRDLVYGPAIRSYMMGEVPPAFDLLYWNGDGANLPAKMAVEYLRGLCQRNEFATDGFELMGHKLKLEDVDVPLMAITCETDHIAAWKDCYRGVQKIGSRSKTFVVSESGHIAGIVNPPSKKKYGHYTNPDMKPDASTWLKEADFHEGSWWPMWDAWLKKRSGKQVPAREPGDSKHPILSPAPGTYVVAKPNG
- a CDS encoding phasin family protein — encoded protein: MAKTQDFTAIMKDMMGAFPVDTTAMEGAFKSTASLNEKLSGVALEAAEKSAEISNKWTKDTLAKLSEMSKAKAEPADYAKAATDFASASAEVAAENMAAFAEIAKKVQTETVELLMAAGKDVAEETTAAVKKATNEVTTAAKKAATAK
- the phaR gene encoding polyhydroxyalkanoate synthesis repressor PhaR; translation: MSDQEKPLLIKRYASRRLYNTETSDYVTLEDIAGFIRDGREVQIIDLKTGDDLTRQYLLQIIAEHESRGENVLPVNVLNDLVRSYMLPGGGMMPQFLQSSFEMLRESQSKMVENMSAMNPMSQMPGFDALQAQQQAFLKAMTGGLSGGWSGPDKDEGKSEPKEDLEDIKKQLAELQQKLSKLN
- a CDS encoding LysR family transcriptional regulator produces the protein MYDDRTISALLSLSRTLNFKSTARELDLSQPTLTRLIQKAERDADLVIFKRSGARIELTNAGQKVVELCRQQKISNDQFRKNIARAASGVDRVEIVCGPLTTLSLVAPALKMAEEDIQKVQVSVKVSADTDSEELSSGGSVDIFVGDLTHTASTDGLEIVKVSSKELVVVAPPGHPITKKGPVLFAEAFNYPIASPFLHKHWKSEFEAILVKAGIDPRWREIPAIETDDFSLIENLVRSGGYLSGGTKDLFSDAIKAGKLVQVNVKGAPSWNICIARKMNNERSSVEAIWKNLVQAALEISRSD
- a CDS encoding arylsulfatase, with the translated sequence MAKLMPLIFTVFSTQIVMADERPNILLILGDDMGFADIGPFGSEIETPTLDELASEGLKFTNFRATPVCSVSRSEILTGANNIQVGLAAFDYAVYPDAEGKPGYEGYLTDNAVTIAQLLQDAGYNTYTTGKWHLGHPTRNTGKGPQSWGFDRSYGIYVGGSNHWNQEVMLPDEKDPATAEAVEKGQIPKISQEEFHEDDRLVTRPDGVYSNDLYTSKMIEYLEGGRGSGKPFFAYMAFTTAHFPIQAPAELIDKYYEMYLELGYEGLREKRYDTLIKHGVISPSSKYHDGKEDNSDNLVVPWSSLSDEQQKYQAKIMATYAAMIDSQDQHIKKLFDYLDSIGELDNTLIIYLTDNGPEGTDFRGKLSNPLLSKWVEANFDQSLKAIGSADALWQIGTTWANSTTGVLTFWKAYVSEGGVRVPFMIKPPLGYEFAHLGQSTNAVTSIKDVPMTILDYAGVQADGPRYDAPNMVKPSGVSMRDFVEGKQNYVRNEDQWVAFELFGNTYVIKGNHKAVRIRTGMFGSGEWHLYDIVADPGETTPIEEQFPGKLEQLKKIYQGYADEMGIVPVAEDWNPWTVVGK
- a CDS encoding DUF4345 domain-containing protein gives rise to the protein MSLAQLLLLISSVGLVPIALSYGAKPKLTMKLLYGADINDNIAHILRAVMGLYFAVIASWIIGIANPAFTDTSLIILVVFMFGLAGGRVLSLFAEGRVHFLLHVYMALEILIGTAGYYLLSK
- a CDS encoding DegT/DnrJ/EryC1/StrS aminotransferase family protein; the protein is MTLPPNVHAAEPIPTAAKDAIDDLMQSGDLFRYTAPQDAPVALLEAEFAELLGTKYALAVSSCSAALFLSLKALDLPRDARVLIPGFTFAAVPSSIVHADFVPVLCEVGENYRIDIADFEAKLDNVQAVIISHMRGHTSDMDAIMALCDARNIPVIEDAAHSLGTTWHGRNIGTIGKVGCFSFQSYKMINAGEGGILITNDADLVARAVIMSGAYEHNWKKHKGPQGDNSPELEEAFARWQNKLPLYNLRLSNLSAAVIRPQIPELARRVRDGLANHDYVAGRLNTSPHIEVPAPLPPEQRAPDSIQFNLVGMQEHEIRAFAEATEARGVKVQVFGLSEDNARAFWNWKFLPETFDLPRTREMLMKACDVRLPVRLTRDELDVIADILLASVGEVTGPMPVYGT